In Fundulus heteroclitus isolate FHET01 chromosome 18, MU-UCD_Fhet_4.1, whole genome shotgun sequence, a single genomic region encodes these proteins:
- the irf2bp1 gene encoding interferon regulatory factor 2-binding protein 1, with product MSSPSSSSRRQWCYLCDLPKMPWTVVWDFSEVVCRGCVNYEGANQIEFLIASARQLKRSHGMQDGNVRSPGPSPNKHGSLARAESGPDGGRQQHAERFDRGGRGEGGGGGSAIRVPPNGMHRDGQPPQEVNRQSPSSSRRPMIGAAIPPNLVSQSIAGIPPGLLPGMPAGLTARTAPMSSPMIFPAPVLAEMSRRQLGIGIPSFITPELERELSSSQAKSQSQSGGSNSTSLSSSSFSMAGGVSQTSPKPASSPARQQRPPAARSGAEPLGSGSSAEAATTAAALPNNGASELGSASASSTHPTGNALSCTLCQERLEDTHFVQCPSVSGHRFCFPCTRVYIQSRRGDGEVYCPSGERCPLDNSPNSPPWAFMQGEVHTILGTGSAPAGSASAAGSGPGAASASGSGSGAPAGGGGGSGDVTVKKERET from the exons ATGTCCTCGCCCTCTTCCTCGTCCAGGCGCCAGTGGTGCTACCTGTGCGACCTGCCGAAGATGCCCTGGACCGTGGTGTGGGACTTCAGCGAGGTGGTCTGCCGCGGCTGCGTGAACTACGAGGGGGCTAATCAGATCGAGTTCCTGATAGCGAGCGCCCGCCAACTGAAGCGCAGCCACGGCATGCAGGACGGCAACGTGCGCTCGCCCGGCCCCTCGCCCAACAAACACGGCTCCCTGGCGAGAGCGGAGTCCGGACCGGACGGCGGCAGGCAGCAGCACGCGGAGCGCTTCGACCGGGGAGGACGCGGAgaaggcggcggcggcggcagcgccATCCGCGTGCCGCCCAACGGGATGCACCGCGACGGGCAGCCGCCGCAAGAGGTGAACCGCCAGAGCCCCAGCAGCAGCCGGAGACCCATGATCGGCGCCGCCATCCCTCCCAACCTGGTGAGCCAGAGCATAGCCGGGATCCCCCCCGGGCTGCTTCCGGGCATGCCGGCGGGGCTGACCGCCAGGACAGCGCCGATGAGCAGCCCCATGATCTTCCCGGCGCCGGTGTTAGCCGAGATGAGCCGCAGGCAGCTGGGCATCGGAATCCCGTCCTTCATCACCCCGGAGCTGGAGCGGGAGCTCAGCTCCTCCCAGGCCAAGTCCCAGAGCCAGTCCGGCGGCAGCAATAGCACCAGCCTGTCCTCCTCGTCCTTCTCCATGGCCGGCGGCGTCAGCCAGACGAGTCCCAAGCCGGCCTCGTCTCCGGCCAGGCAGCAGCGCCCCCCGGCAGCCAGGTCCGGGGCCGAGCCTCTGGGCTCCGGCAGCTCGGCGGAGGCGGCGACCACCGCGGCGGCGTTGCCCAACAACGGGGCCTCTGAGCTGGGCTCGGCGTCCGCCAGCAGCACCCACCCGACGGGGAACGCGCTGTCCTGCACTCTGTGCCAGGAGCGGCTGGAGGACACCCACTTTGTCCAGTGTCCGTCGGTGTCAGGGCACAG GTTCTGCTTCCCCTGCACCAGGGTGTACATCCAAAGCCGGCGGGGGGATGGCGAGGTGTACTGCCCCAGCGGGGAGCGTTGCCCGCTGGACAACTCTCCCAACAGCCCTCCGTGGGCCTTCATGCAGGGAGAGGTCCACACCATCCTGGGCACCGGCTCGGCGCCGGCGGGCTCCGCGTCCGCAGCCGGCTCGGGGCCGGGGGCCGCCTCTGCGTCCGGATCGGGGAGCGGCGCCCCGGCGGGCGGGGGCGGAGGATCCGGAGACGTCACCGTTAAGAAGGAGCGGGAGACGTGA
- the polr1g gene encoding CD3e molecule, epsilon associated protein, with translation MPKDISSSSSSEDEAEDVAMETTAPPIETDQRNTRFECPEDFVSFCHVPCSSTLADNLRNDDNELWLIKAPASFEPQCFSGVRVPLAGLQTVKVRSTSASEPAQQIYSVLASSRCPADLRLLTSDSQAPRRSVFAPAFAGLLNICESYGDGSGSQVPHVIPAAPPPSIPPGLKQRFHPFGSKTPTLTCVAENEADGAAFGPSSTTLRPLVMKRFVEEGGRVEEDNDQEEEGRKRKKKKKEKRIKAEEMEVLLKVKREPSDEFPDDGMKELPFQEGDPQAKKAKKKKKKTKEEEDREREEVEEGLEPSVRIKPEPVSVKCEPEDYQYGDAAESSGKKKKKKKRSKAEQD, from the exons atgCCCAAAGATATATCGTCTTCGTCATCGAGCGAGGATGAAGCGGAGGACGTCGCCATGGAAACAACAGCTCCGCCGATAGAAACCG acCAGAGGAACACGCGGTTTGAGTGTCCTGAGGACTTTGTGTCTTTCTGCCACGTCCCCTGCAGCAGCACGCTGGCAGACAATCTGAGGAACGACGACAACGAGTTGTGGCTCATTAAAGCTCCCGCCAGCTTCGAACCCCAGTG CTTCAGCGGCGTCAGGGTTCCCCTCGCCGGTCTTCAGACCGTGAAGGTGCGCAGCACTTCGGCGAGCGAGCCGGCCCAGCAGATCTACAGCGTCCTGGCGTCCAGCCGCTGCCCCGCAGATCTGCGCCTGCTCACCAGCGACAGCCAGGCGCCGCGCCGTTCCGTCTTCGCTCCCGCCTTCGCCGGCCTGCTAAACATCTGCGAGAGCTACGGAGACGGCAGCGGCAGCCAGGTGCCCCACGTCATCCCCGCCGCCCCGCCTCCCTCCATCCCCCCCGGCCTCAAGCAGCGCTTCCACCCCTTCGGCAGCAAGACCCCCACTCTCACCTGCGTGGCGGAGAACGAGGCGGACGGAGCCGCCTTCGGCCCGTCGTCCACCACGCTGCGGCCGCTGGTGATGAAGCGGTTCGTAGAGGAGGGGGGGCGTGTGGAGGAGGACAACGACCAGGAGGAGGAAGGcaggaaaaggaagaagaaaaagaaagagaagcgGATAAAGGCGGAAGAAATGGAGGTGCTGCTGAAAGTCAAACGGGAACCTAGCGATGAGTTTCCTGACGACGGGATGAAGGAGCTCCCCTTCCAGGAGGGCGACCCGCAGGCGAAGAAggcgaagaagaagaagaaaaagacgaaggaggaggaggacagggagcgagaggaggtggaggaggggcTGGAGCCCAGCGTGAGAATAAAGCCGGAACCGGTGTCTGTGAAATGTGAGCCGGAGGACTATCAGTACGGCGACGCGGCCGAGAGCtcagggaagaagaagaagaagaagaagagaagcaAAGCGGAGCAGGACTGA